A single genomic interval of Lathyrus oleraceus cultivar Zhongwan6 chromosome 7, CAAS_Psat_ZW6_1.0, whole genome shotgun sequence harbors:
- the LOC127101678 gene encoding E3 ubiquitin-protein ligase RGLG5 encodes MHLELDAFTALVIILCFLGLILKETVMGGNSSKGSHKRHVTSPSSSSTYGSVGSSSSSDIHNYGYPQSSYPYPQPQHKPYQRPNHHRNSETPLHDYSRPNRKLDRRYSRIADDYHSLDEVTAALSHAGLESSNLIVGIDFTKSNEWTGKRSFNRKSLHHIGNGQNPYEQAIAIIGKTLTSFDEDNMIPCFGFGDASTHDQDVFSFHSDERFCNGFEEVLSKYREIVPCLRLAGPTSFAPIIEMAMTIVEKSGGQYHVLLIIADGQVTRSVDTENGKLSSQEKKTIDAIVKASEYPLSIVLVGVGDGPWDMMREFDDNIPARAFDNFQFVNFTEIMSKNVDSNRKETEFALAALMEIPSQYKATIDHNLLGIQRGHSPDRVPLPPPQYDRASSSNGAASFRSNSFQQRSNSFQQSTHTYPSNNNETNTEPSSSGLYDNKVCPICLTNAKDMAFGCGHQTCCECGESLELCPICRSTIDTRIKLY; translated from the exons ATGCATCTAGAG CTTGATGCTTTCACTGCTTTGGTTATCATTCTGTGTTTTCTTGGATTGATTCTCAAGGAGACAGTGATGGGAGGTAATAGTTCAAAAGGCTCTCACAAGAGACATGTAACTTCACCATCTTCATCGTCAACGTATGGGTCTGTTGGTTCTTCATCTTCTTCGGATATTCATAACTATGGATATCCACAATCGTCATATCCATATCCACAACCGCAACATAAACCGTATCAAAGACCTAATCACCACCGTAATTCAGAAACTCCTTTGCATGATTATTCACGACCTAATAGGAAGTTAGATAGGAGGTATTCAAGGATTGCTGATGATTATCATTCTCTTGATGAG GTTACTGCTGCTCTTTCACATGCTGGCTTGGAATCGTCGAATCTAATTGTTGGCATTGATTTCACGAAGAGCAACGAGTGGACAG GGAAGAGGTCATTCAATCGAAAAAGTTTACATCACATTGGAAATGGTCAAAATCCTTATGAACAAGCAATTGCGATTATCGGGAAAACTTTAACCTCTTTTGACGAGGATAACATGATTCCATGTTTTGGATTTGGAGATG CATCAACACATGATCAAGACGTTTTCAGTTTCCATTCGGATGAGAGGTTCTGCAATGGATTTGAAGAAGTTTTATCAAAATATAGAGAGATTGTTCCATGCCTCCGACTCGCAG GACCAACCTCATTTGCCCCTATTATTGAAATGGCCATGACTATTGTTGAGAAAAGTGGTGGCCAATATCATGTCTTGCTTATAATAGCTGATGGACAG GTGACTAGAAGCGTTGACACAGAAAACGGCAAGCTAAGTTCACAGGAAAAGAAGACAATTGATGCAATAGTAAAAGCTAG CGAGTATCCACTATCGATAGTGTTGGTCGGAGTTGGAGATGGGCCATGGGATATGATGAGAGAGTTTGATGATAACATTCCAGCTCGAGCCTTTGACAACTTTCAG TTTGTGAATTTTACTGAAATAATGTCAAAGAATGTGGATTCAAACCGAAAAGAGACAGAGTTTGCTCTAGCAGCTTTGATGGAGATACCATCTCAATATAAGGCAACCATAGATCACAACCTATTGGG GATACAGAGGGGACATTCGCCAGACAGGGTTCCGTTACCTCCACCTCAATATGATAGGGCTTCTTCTAGTAACGGTGCAGCATCTTTCCGTTCAAACAGTTTTCAGCAGCGGTCAAACAGTTTTCAGCAGAGTACACATACATATCCAAGCAACAACAATGAAACGAACACAGAACCGTCTTCATCTGGTTTATATGACAATAAG GTTTGCCCGATCTGTCTTACTAATGCGAAGGATATGGCCTTTGGCTGCGGGCATCAG ACTTGTTGCGAATGTGGAGAAAGCCTTGAACTCTGCCCTATTTGCCGGAGTACAATCGATACCAGAATAAAGCTTTACTGA